A part of Melittangium boletus DSM 14713 genomic DNA contains:
- a CDS encoding histidine kinase dimerization/phospho-acceptor domain-containing protein, giving the protein MGRAPPGWDQAHPWQVFQEGSTILVVGEPCRDAATRHTLARLTGLGGALLASLAREEESQAERNRLRLERQRLKEALAHRERAWARAAHDLRTPLLVLQGYIEMMNKGIAGALTPAMQRYLDRMRQSAADLNTRLQQRQRGETFPSSDLRPLLNAAFGPGRPGAARLELPEEPIRVRAPRTTLALLVRALERLLVGAGASHTEMRVDVPDDSQMWRLCVQSQVERPLPERAMLSLERLARRGEVRLAVRRENGVELTVLLPRLAT; this is encoded by the coding sequence ATGGGCCGGGCGCCTCCTGGATGGGATCAGGCGCACCCCTGGCAGGTCTTCCAGGAGGGCTCCACCATTCTGGTGGTGGGAGAGCCTTGCCGGGACGCGGCCACACGACACACCCTCGCGCGGCTGACGGGTCTGGGCGGCGCGCTGCTGGCGAGCCTGGCGCGGGAGGAAGAGTCCCAGGCCGAGCGCAACCGGTTGCGCCTGGAGCGGCAACGGCTCAAGGAAGCGCTGGCGCACCGGGAGCGGGCCTGGGCGCGCGCGGCGCATGATCTGAGAACGCCTCTGCTCGTCTTGCAGGGCTACATCGAGATGATGAACAAGGGCATCGCGGGCGCGCTCACTCCGGCCATGCAGCGCTATCTCGATCGCATGCGCCAGTCCGCGGCGGACCTCAATACGCGGTTGCAGCAGCGACAGCGCGGCGAGACGTTCCCCTCCTCGGATCTCCGGCCCCTGCTGAACGCGGCCTTCGGACCGGGGCGGCCCGGCGCCGCTCGATTGGAGCTGCCCGAGGAGCCGATCCGCGTCCGCGCCCCTCGGACGACGCTGGCCCTGCTGGTGCGCGCCCTGGAGCGGCTGCTGGTCGGCGCGGGGGCCTCGCACACGGAGATGCGGGTGGACGTCCCGGACGACAGTCAGATGTGGCGGCTGTGCGTCCAGAGCCAGGTGGAGCGGCCCCTGCCCGAGCGCGCGATGCTGTCCCTGGAGCGGTTGGCGCGCCGGGGAGAGGTCCGGCTCGCCGTGCGGCGGGAGAACGGCGTGGAACTGACGGTGCTGCTGCCTCGGCTCGCCACCTGA
- a CDS encoding DedA family protein, with translation MDTQIALLISGFSYPAVFLLLLLCGVGAPLSEELIVLTGGILVSRSGANFPLMALAAYLGILAGDSALYRIGFALGPRVFSHPRLSRMFPPARLELLQQMYMRRGPLAVFLARFLPGLRAPAYLLAGATRLPYRQFVLADGAAAWIPALGVTWLGLRFGPAVLAEVQGGLRWLLLAVLGAGVAWLTRRWFKQRRLIRAARLLAPPSREV, from the coding sequence GTGGACACGCAGATCGCGCTGTTGATCTCTGGTTTCTCGTATCCCGCCGTCTTCCTGCTCCTGCTGCTCTGTGGCGTGGGCGCCCCGCTGAGCGAGGAGTTGATCGTCCTCACCGGAGGCATCCTCGTCTCGCGCAGCGGGGCGAATTTTCCCCTCATGGCGCTCGCCGCCTACCTGGGCATCCTCGCCGGGGACAGCGCGCTCTACCGGATCGGCTTCGCGCTGGGGCCTCGCGTCTTCTCCCATCCCCGGCTGTCGAGGATGTTTCCGCCCGCGCGGCTCGAGCTCCTGCAACAGATGTACATGCGGCGAGGACCCCTGGCCGTGTTCCTCGCCCGCTTCCTTCCCGGGCTGCGCGCTCCGGCCTACCTGCTCGCGGGCGCCACGCGGCTGCCCTACCGGCAGTTCGTCCTCGCCGATGGCGCCGCGGCGTGGATTCCCGCCCTGGGCGTGACGTGGCTGGGCTTGCGCTTCGGCCCCGCGGTGCTCGCCGAGGTTCAGGGCGGCCTGCGGTGGTTGCTCCTCGCGGTGCTCGGCGCGGGCGTGGCATGGCTCACGAGGCGCTGGTTCAAGCAGCGCCGCCTGATCCGGGCGGCCCGCTTGCTGGCGCCTCCCTCGCGGGAGGTCTGA
- a CDS encoding hybrid sensor histidine kinase/response regulator, translating to MDPRVLRSLWPIFAAETREQLQTIGTAVLGLEQGTAEQAAEQLTALKREVHSLKGSAASLGLSDIEQLVHAIEDGLARCSPGHVPPPGLVDSTLRSLSAIEAALNRGDAGETPVIEGLSSLLAGLGRGGFESVNEAKARVPAHFRREGLQTLEKLEAALGRLCSPGLEDRPGAVWEAVGLAELMKAAANVAGVTAVESLASSIRAGFARMEEAGVGASVAASDIAGALVQLRGSLESLEDLAPEPAAAPAEPEVTARSAAGRRQQDMDRAVRVSVRTLDSLALQVEQLAAGRAQQLRRAEAHRELMEQTNHALLQLERAAQQLALSGGGGGALESLRAGVGQVRGVQKQLLQLSKDVHREGEQLALVAQVVRDDLRDLRMVPASQMLEPLKRTVRELAARLGKDVELVLAGGDVRIDRRIVDVLKDPLQHLVRNALDHGLESTAERVVAGKSPRGQLSVRVEPRGTRLAVVVEDDGAGLSPENVRATAVRRGLLTEPEASKLTDMQAARLVFEPGFSTREQVTETSGRGVGLDVVQSTATRLQGAVDISFTRGQGTRFTIDLPLILAGALGLLVRTGTAVVAIPSDSVERVLRLAPADVGTVAGHVVARVEDEQLPFHPLSVSLQMPRLPLALESGKPQTAMVLALGGVRAVFAIDAVVGQQEIVVRSLGRHLRHVAHLAGAAVLDDGSVVPVLNAPELLRAAATPVVLRAATETRRPHILVCDDALTTRFAIKSLLEIAGYSVVTAGDGQEALGILERTPCQLVVSDWQMPRLDGIGLTKRIRAHPRLSHIPVILCTSLDTPQERAAGLEAGADGYLVKREVERGKLLDLVRQLLPTSA from the coding sequence ATGGATCCTCGGGTGCTGCGCAGCCTCTGGCCCATCTTCGCCGCGGAGACGCGCGAGCAGTTGCAGACCATCGGCACCGCGGTGCTGGGGCTGGAGCAGGGCACGGCCGAGCAGGCCGCCGAACAGCTCACGGCCCTCAAGCGCGAGGTGCACAGTCTCAAGGGCTCCGCGGCCAGCCTCGGCCTGTCGGACATCGAGCAGTTGGTGCACGCGATCGAGGATGGACTCGCGCGCTGCTCCCCGGGCCATGTTCCGCCACCGGGCCTGGTGGACTCCACCCTGCGCAGCCTGTCCGCCATCGAGGCCGCGCTCAACCGGGGCGATGCCGGGGAGACGCCTGTCATCGAGGGGTTGTCCTCGCTGTTGGCGGGGCTCGGCCGGGGTGGCTTCGAGTCGGTGAACGAGGCGAAGGCGAGGGTCCCGGCGCACTTCCGGCGCGAGGGACTGCAGACGCTGGAGAAGCTGGAGGCGGCGCTGGGCCGGCTGTGCTCTCCGGGGTTGGAGGATCGGCCGGGAGCCGTCTGGGAAGCGGTGGGCCTCGCGGAGCTGATGAAGGCCGCGGCCAACGTCGCGGGCGTGACCGCGGTGGAGTCCCTGGCGAGCTCCATCCGGGCGGGTTTCGCGCGCATGGAGGAGGCGGGCGTCGGCGCCAGCGTGGCGGCCTCGGACATCGCGGGCGCGCTCGTGCAACTGCGCGGCTCCCTGGAATCACTGGAGGACCTGGCGCCCGAGCCCGCGGCGGCTCCGGCCGAGCCCGAGGTGACGGCGCGCTCGGCGGCGGGCCGGCGGCAGCAGGACATGGACCGGGCGGTGCGCGTGTCGGTGCGCACGCTCGACTCGCTGGCCCTGCAGGTGGAACAGCTCGCGGCGGGACGGGCTCAGCAGTTGCGCCGCGCGGAGGCGCACCGCGAGCTGATGGAGCAGACGAACCATGCCCTGTTGCAGCTGGAGCGCGCGGCCCAGCAACTGGCGCTCTCGGGGGGCGGGGGTGGGGCCCTGGAGTCCTTGCGCGCGGGCGTGGGACAGGTGCGCGGCGTGCAGAAGCAGCTGCTGCAGCTGTCCAAGGACGTGCACCGCGAGGGCGAACAGCTCGCGCTGGTGGCGCAGGTGGTGCGCGATGACCTGAGGGATCTGCGCATGGTGCCCGCCTCGCAGATGCTCGAGCCGCTCAAGCGCACGGTGCGCGAGCTGGCCGCCCGGCTGGGCAAGGACGTGGAGCTGGTCCTCGCCGGAGGGGATGTCCGCATCGATCGGCGCATCGTGGACGTGCTGAAGGATCCCCTCCAGCATCTGGTGCGCAACGCCCTGGATCATGGCCTGGAGTCCACGGCGGAGCGCGTGGTGGCGGGCAAGTCGCCGCGCGGGCAGTTGTCCGTGAGGGTGGAGCCCCGGGGCACTCGCCTGGCGGTGGTGGTGGAGGACGACGGCGCGGGCCTGTCCCCGGAGAACGTGCGCGCCACGGCGGTGCGCCGGGGATTGCTCACCGAGCCGGAGGCGTCCAAGCTCACCGACATGCAGGCCGCGCGGCTGGTCTTCGAGCCGGGCTTCTCCACCCGCGAGCAGGTGACGGAGACGTCGGGGCGGGGCGTGGGGCTGGACGTGGTGCAGAGCACGGCCACACGGTTGCAAGGCGCCGTGGACATCTCCTTCACCCGGGGACAGGGCACGCGCTTCACCATCGATCTGCCCCTCATCCTCGCGGGCGCGCTGGGCCTGCTCGTGCGCACGGGCACGGCGGTGGTCGCCATTCCCTCGGACTCGGTGGAGCGCGTGCTGCGTCTGGCCCCGGCGGACGTGGGCACGGTGGCCGGCCATGTGGTGGCGCGCGTCGAGGACGAGCAGCTGCCCTTCCATCCGCTCTCCGTCTCCCTGCAGATGCCGCGGCTGCCGCTGGCGCTCGAGTCGGGCAAGCCCCAGACGGCCATGGTGCTGGCGCTCGGCGGGGTGCGCGCGGTGTTCGCCATCGACGCGGTGGTGGGCCAGCAGGAGATCGTGGTGCGCTCGCTGGGCCGTCATCTGCGCCATGTGGCGCACCTGGCCGGGGCCGCCGTGCTGGACGATGGCAGCGTGGTCCCCGTGCTCAACGCGCCCGAGCTGCTGCGCGCCGCCGCCACGCCGGTGGTGTTGCGCGCCGCCACCGAGACGCGCCGTCCGCACATCCTCGTGTGCGACGACGCGCTCACCACGCGCTTCGCCATCAAGTCGCTCCTGGAGATCGCGGGCTACTCGGTGGTGACGGCCGGTGATGGACAGGAAGCCCTGGGCATCCTCGAGCGCACGCCCTGTCAGCTCGTCGTGAGTGACTGGCAGATGCCCCGGCTGGATGGCATCGGCCTCACCAAGCGCATTCGCGCCCATCCCCGGCTGTCCCATATCCCCGTCATCCTGTGTACCTCCCTGGACACGCCCCAGGAGCGGGCCGCGGGCCTGGAGGCGGGCGCCGACGGCTACCTCGTCAAGCGCGAGGTGGAGCGCGGCAAGTTGTTGGATCTGGTCCGCCAGCTCCTCCCCACCAGCGCATGA
- a CDS encoding chemotaxis protein CheW, protein MSGDESREKIDYTVLRRKLDEAQAVLEGAQVLSPERRREVLADRARVLAESRQEERRETISVLSFRVGGERYAVPIDAVDHVLESRGLCPLPGAPRYVLGALVSRSRVVPVLDLRQVLGLEGGGMSDLGRVVVVEAAEEFFGLAVEEVDGRQELPRVDLSQPPPGPFTFLTRNRLMVLDLVQLSDPAVAGRG, encoded by the coding sequence ATGTCCGGCGACGAGTCGCGGGAGAAAATCGACTACACGGTCCTGCGCCGCAAGCTGGACGAGGCGCAGGCGGTGCTCGAGGGCGCGCAGGTGCTCAGTCCAGAGCGCCGCCGCGAGGTGCTGGCCGATCGGGCCCGCGTGCTGGCCGAGTCGCGCCAGGAGGAGCGCCGCGAGACGATCTCGGTGCTCTCCTTCCGCGTGGGCGGAGAGCGCTACGCGGTGCCCATCGACGCGGTGGATCACGTGCTGGAGTCCCGCGGTCTGTGCCCGCTGCCGGGCGCGCCGCGCTACGTGCTGGGCGCCCTGGTGTCGCGCTCGCGCGTGGTGCCGGTGCTGGACCTGCGCCAGGTGCTGGGACTGGAGGGCGGAGGAATGTCGGACCTGGGCCGGGTCGTGGTGGTGGAAGCGGCCGAGGAGTTCTTTGGATTGGCGGTGGAAGAGGTGGACGGCCGGCAGGAGCTGCCGCGCGTGGACCTGTCCCAGCCTCCGCCCGGCCCCTTCACGTTCCTCACCCGCAACCGGCTCATGGTGCTCGATCTCGTGCAGTTGAGCGATCCCGCCGTGGCGGGGCGGGGATAG
- a CDS encoding response regulator, with the protein MKVLIVEDTKTITHLIQVYLMGWGLEFFEAGNGVQGLARAREVKPDLIISDVQMPEMDGFALCAAVRADPILFSTPFVMLTSLKDDASRQRGRLVGASAFLNKPVVVDDLREKVRSILKLPASKF; encoded by the coding sequence ATGAAGGTACTCATCGTCGAGGACACGAAGACCATCACCCACCTCATCCAGGTGTATTTGATGGGGTGGGGGCTGGAGTTCTTCGAAGCGGGCAACGGGGTTCAGGGGCTCGCTCGCGCCCGGGAGGTCAAGCCGGATCTGATCATCTCCGATGTGCAGATGCCGGAGATGGACGGGTTCGCGCTGTGCGCCGCGGTCCGGGCCGACCCCATCCTGTTTTCCACGCCGTTCGTGATGCTCACGTCGCTCAAGGACGACGCGAGCCGTCAGCGGGGCCGTCTGGTGGGGGCGAGCGCCTTCCTCAACAAGCCCGTGGTAGTGGATGACCTGCGCGAAAAGGTGCGCAGCATCCTCAAGCTGCCCGCCAGCAAGTTCTAG
- a CDS encoding methyl-accepting chemotaxis protein: protein MDGQGLRPLTIQRLDMRRFSLRTRILLITGGSGALVMTLLVAAFSLQMREALKAEFIKCATAASQELAHHLSTTLSSTTLSSSDEERLRLATAATLRNHSDMAYVVVRGPKGELLGHDKAPRLLSPNLLPAVPSSQGGTRELYVGGLPVLETSAPVLAPSSSGATPGARIGSVQVGLELSVLDHSVARMAWRGVGVGLVALAGCLMVVALLCRMLIIPLERLARAAAGLAAGDLRQQIVASGIDEVGDLARSFATMAEMLTNLLKDLRSASADMEREATNVLATSAQQSAMANEQASAIHETGATVAEIAQTSRQATSFADTVISGASRSDSLSAEGQKVVDESVAGMEKLSEQVKAIALAITDLNEQTLQIGDIISTVKDVAEQSNLLALNASIEAAKAGDQGRGFAVVAMEMRTLAEQSKMAANQVRALLGEVQKGTRAAVSATEEGSRRALAAMELAQSAGSAIKGLSDLMRDSSSAARQIAGNTRQQTIGVEQIAAAMNELTVAMQDNVEGTKRIEQVAGNLSNLSRRFSDLVGKYQL, encoded by the coding sequence GTGGACGGCCAGGGTCTGAGACCGCTCACCATCCAGCGCCTGGACATGCGGCGCTTCAGCCTGCGCACCCGCATCCTGCTCATCACCGGCGGCTCGGGTGCCCTGGTCATGACCCTGCTCGTGGCCGCCTTCTCTCTGCAGATGCGCGAGGCGCTCAAGGCGGAATTCATCAAGTGCGCCACCGCGGCGAGCCAGGAGCTCGCGCACCACCTGTCCACCACGCTCTCGTCCACCACGCTCTCGTCCAGCGACGAGGAGCGCCTGCGGCTCGCCACGGCCGCCACCCTTCGCAACCACTCCGACATGGCGTACGTGGTGGTGCGAGGCCCCAAGGGAGAACTGCTCGGCCACGACAAGGCGCCACGTCTGCTGAGCCCGAACCTGTTGCCCGCAGTGCCGTCCTCCCAGGGGGGGACGCGCGAGTTGTACGTGGGCGGCCTTCCGGTGCTGGAGACCTCCGCGCCCGTGCTCGCGCCGTCCTCTTCCGGCGCCACCCCGGGCGCACGGATCGGCTCGGTGCAGGTGGGCCTGGAGCTGAGCGTGCTCGATCATTCCGTGGCCCGCATGGCCTGGCGGGGCGTGGGCGTGGGCCTGGTGGCGCTCGCGGGCTGCCTCATGGTGGTCGCCTTGCTCTGCCGCATGCTGATCATTCCGCTCGAGCGCCTGGCGCGCGCGGCGGCGGGCCTCGCCGCGGGAGACTTGCGCCAGCAGATCGTGGCGAGCGGCATCGATGAGGTGGGGGACCTGGCGCGCAGCTTCGCCACCATGGCCGAGATGCTCACCAATCTGCTCAAGGACCTGCGCAGCGCCTCGGCGGACATGGAGCGCGAGGCCACCAACGTCCTGGCCACCTCCGCGCAGCAGTCCGCCATGGCCAACGAGCAGGCCAGCGCCATCCACGAGACGGGCGCCACCGTGGCGGAGATCGCCCAGACGTCCCGGCAGGCCACCTCCTTCGCGGACACCGTCATCAGCGGCGCGAGCCGCTCGGACTCGCTGAGCGCCGAGGGCCAGAAGGTCGTCGACGAGAGCGTGGCCGGCATGGAGAAGCTCAGCGAGCAGGTGAAGGCCATCGCCCTGGCCATCACGGATCTCAACGAGCAGACGCTGCAGATCGGCGACATCATCAGCACCGTGAAGGACGTGGCCGAGCAGTCCAACCTGCTCGCGCTCAACGCCTCGATCGAGGCGGCCAAGGCGGGAGATCAAGGACGCGGCTTCGCCGTGGTGGCCATGGAGATGCGCACGCTCGCCGAGCAGTCGAAGATGGCCGCCAATCAGGTGCGCGCCCTCTTGGGCGAGGTGCAGAAGGGCACGCGCGCCGCCGTGTCGGCCACCGAGGAAGGCAGCCGCCGGGCCCTGGCCGCCATGGAGCTCGCGCAGAGCGCTGGCTCCGCCATCAAGGGCTTGTCGGACCTCATGCGCGACTCGTCGTCGGCGGCCCGGCAGATCGCCGGCAACACGCGCCAGCAGACCATTGGCGTGGAGCAGATCGCCGCGGCGATGAACGAGTTGACGGTGGCGATGCAGGACAACGTGGAGGGGACGAAACGCATCGAGCAGGTGGCGGGGAATCTCTCCAACCTGTCCAGGCGCTTCTCCGATCTCGTCGGGAAGTACCAACTATGA
- a CDS encoding CheR family methyltransferase: MKEQGRVERLDEATLSGLESVLRSACGMVLAPSVRRSLSTALTRAAESQGLPTTDFLQRLLARDTSAVEVFLGYAVIGETYFFRHPEQLRELARAASLHAGPFLVWSAGCASGEEPYSIAMALLTAGLLPEHIRVVGTDVSGRALDKARQGVYSPWSVRRTELTLEKRFLLIRPDSVAVPAEVRARVEFRRHNLVTDPPPLSMAQAIFCRNVLIYFPPEVIPGVVERLVDALAPGGWLFVAPAELPFVRGLGLEEETVDGHPVLRKPLLAASVPPARSSRPGPIRFVSRPQSPMRRVPSPARGIPAVREAPPPVHAPPPALPVETNTLSVRDMLERARAAASLGQFDQAEALARLAARELSPEAYLLLAMVAEWRGDVAGAVGSVRKALYLEPQLAVGHAMLVALYGHLGQPEEAERARRNALRALEGLDDELILRGLEAMTVGGLRRALEPAAKMGRSGAR, encoded by the coding sequence GTGAAGGAGCAGGGGCGGGTGGAGCGCCTCGACGAGGCGACGTTGAGCGGATTGGAGTCCGTGCTGCGCTCCGCTTGCGGCATGGTGCTCGCCCCCAGCGTGCGCCGCTCGCTGAGCACCGCCCTCACCCGCGCCGCCGAGTCCCAGGGCCTGCCCACCACCGACTTCCTGCAGCGCCTGCTGGCGCGAGACACCTCCGCCGTGGAGGTCTTCCTCGGCTATGCCGTCATCGGAGAGACGTACTTCTTCCGTCATCCGGAGCAGCTGCGGGAGCTGGCGCGCGCGGCCTCCCTCCACGCCGGCCCCTTCCTCGTCTGGAGCGCGGGGTGTGCGAGTGGGGAGGAGCCCTACAGCATCGCCATGGCCCTGCTGACGGCGGGCCTGCTGCCCGAGCACATCCGCGTGGTGGGCACGGACGTGTCCGGCCGCGCCCTGGACAAGGCCCGGCAGGGGGTCTACTCGCCCTGGTCCGTGCGGCGCACGGAGCTGACGCTCGAGAAGCGCTTCCTGCTCATCCGGCCCGACTCCGTCGCGGTGCCCGCCGAGGTGCGTGCCCGCGTGGAGTTCCGGCGGCACAACCTGGTGACCGACCCGCCTCCACTGTCCATGGCCCAGGCGATCTTCTGCCGCAACGTCCTCATCTACTTCCCGCCCGAGGTCATCCCCGGAGTGGTGGAGCGGCTCGTCGATGCGCTCGCGCCCGGGGGGTGGCTCTTCGTGGCGCCGGCGGAACTGCCCTTCGTCCGGGGCCTGGGCCTGGAGGAGGAGACGGTGGATGGGCACCCCGTGCTGCGCAAGCCCCTGCTGGCCGCCTCCGTTCCCCCGGCGCGGTCCTCCCGTCCCGGGCCCATCCGCTTCGTCTCCCGGCCCCAGAGCCCGATGCGCCGCGTTCCCTCGCCCGCCCGGGGAATCCCCGCCGTGCGCGAGGCGCCTCCCCCCGTCCATGCCCCTCCGCCCGCTCTCCCGGTCGAGACGAACACGCTCTCGGTGCGGGACATGCTGGAGCGGGCCCGGGCCGCGGCGAGTCTCGGACAGTTCGATCAGGCCGAGGCGCTCGCCCGGCTGGCCGCGCGGGAGTTGTCCCCCGAGGCCTACCTGCTGCTGGCCATGGTGGCCGAGTGGCGGGGGGACGTGGCGGGGGCCGTGGGCTCCGTGCGCAAGGCGCTTTATCTGGAGCCTCAACTGGCCGTCGGCCATGCCATGCTCGTGGCCCTGTATGGACATCTGGGTCAGCCCGAGGAAGCGGAGCGGGCGCGGCGCAACGCGCTTCGGGCGTTGGAAGGGCTGGATGACGAACTCATTCTCCGGGGCTTGGAAGCGATGACGGTGGGAGGTCTGCGGCGCGCGCTCGAGCCCGCGGCGAAGATGGGAAGGTCGGGTGCGCGATGA
- a CDS encoding chemotaxis protein CheW has translation MTAEAQARRASVQKRLSALEDEIVRLRRELTTLGADQRLPGLYLTVEVAGATALLPVEAVLEVVRLVAIEPLPGSAPHVRGTMLYRGTPAVVVDLAALLGVRREPDLDAHLVICGGARMVAVLVDRVRDLIESPVLVDGSSSGDASLEWDRSGLLAGLCRTPEGVRPLLRTTALLSVPEGA, from the coding sequence ATGACGGCTGAAGCCCAGGCGAGACGTGCGTCGGTCCAGAAGCGCCTGTCGGCGTTGGAAGATGAGATTGTCCGGCTTCGTCGGGAGCTGACCACCCTGGGGGCGGATCAACGTCTTCCGGGCCTCTACCTCACGGTGGAAGTGGCGGGCGCCACGGCCCTGCTGCCCGTGGAGGCGGTGCTCGAGGTGGTGCGGTTGGTGGCCATCGAGCCGTTGCCGGGCTCCGCGCCCCATGTCCGCGGCACCATGCTCTACCGGGGCACGCCCGCGGTGGTGGTGGACCTGGCGGCGTTGCTCGGGGTGCGGCGCGAGCCGGACCTGGACGCCCACCTGGTCATCTGCGGCGGTGCGCGCATGGTGGCCGTCCTGGTGGACCGGGTGCGGGATCTCATCGAGTCCCCGGTCCTGGTGGACGGCTCCAGCTCCGGCGACGCCTCCCTCGAGTGGGATCGGTCGGGTCTGTTGGCGGGCTTGTGTCGCACGCCCGAGGGCGTCCGCCCCTTGCTGCGCACCACCGCGCTCCTGTCCGTGCCGGAGGGGGCGTGA
- a CDS encoding TonB family protein → MVTGDSQGPGDSGADPLIGRTLNGRFSILEPIGVGGMGRVYRAQQTPLDRVVALKVLNPHFPTSRDPGFQKRFLREASLSSKLRHPNTVTVIDYGQTDDGIYYIAMEYLEGRTLGQAVAESGPLPWARALSIGQQICRSLREAHNQGIVHRDLKPANIMLLNEADQDLVKVLDFGLVKSISSGEDTPNPEITQSGTFLGSPAYMAPEQARNEADVRSDVYSLGVVLYQLLVGRPPFISKDHIELIFAHHKELPPAFSSVRPDISVPAGIEAVVRRCLEKAPAKRYQTMDEVLDAMRAASMAAGGHSGIFKHPSGQHTTGPHKIPLFAGITGDSATGGDTLAVDISVEVPPDIKNARRRTLLIGGLLGGTIAVALTGGLLWSSGAFAPRAAESKTEPVAAVAAPTAEPAAKPELEQVVRFRLMSQPTGAHVFYKGEERGTTPLLLEIPKQKGQDTLTAEFEFTLDGYQPETVITGGSGEVVFAQRMQRVRAATGRGSSSGGRAERASAGDSRMASALGSSMSAPVMMESEPAPTRVEPKAAPAGDLSVPIVGLTRGVEGKRDGPLPFQEGMPRPVELTGKDIVYTREALAARVEGTMLLRCVITTKGGVEGCRVIKGLPHMNEAVVQALQSRTYKPILVQGQPVAVDYPFTIRLVAPRRR, encoded by the coding sequence ATGGTGACCGGCGACTCACAGGGTCCAGGCGATTCGGGGGCGGACCCACTCATTGGCCGGACGCTCAATGGCCGCTTCAGCATCCTCGAGCCCATTGGCGTGGGCGGAATGGGCCGCGTCTATCGCGCCCAGCAGACCCCCTTGGATCGCGTGGTCGCGCTCAAGGTGCTCAATCCGCACTTCCCCACCAGCAGGGATCCCGGCTTCCAGAAGCGCTTCCTGCGAGAGGCCTCGCTGTCCTCCAAGCTCCGTCACCCCAACACGGTGACGGTGATCGACTACGGCCAGACGGACGACGGCATCTACTACATCGCCATGGAGTACCTGGAGGGGCGCACGCTCGGACAGGCCGTGGCGGAGTCGGGCCCCCTGCCCTGGGCCCGCGCGCTGAGCATCGGCCAGCAGATCTGCCGCTCGCTGCGCGAGGCGCACAACCAGGGCATCGTCCATCGCGACCTCAAGCCCGCCAACATCATGCTCCTCAACGAGGCGGATCAGGACCTCGTGAAGGTGCTGGACTTCGGCCTGGTGAAGTCCATCTCCTCGGGGGAGGACACGCCCAACCCGGAGATCACCCAGAGCGGCACCTTCCTGGGCTCCCCGGCGTACATGGCGCCCGAGCAGGCGCGCAACGAAGCGGACGTGCGCAGTGACGTGTACTCGCTGGGCGTGGTGCTCTACCAGTTGCTGGTGGGCCGGCCGCCGTTCATCTCCAAGGATCACATCGAGCTCATCTTCGCCCATCACAAGGAGCTGCCCCCCGCGTTCAGCTCCGTGCGGCCGGACATCTCCGTGCCCGCGGGCATCGAGGCGGTGGTGCGCCGTTGCCTGGAGAAGGCGCCCGCCAAGCGCTACCAGACGATGGACGAGGTGCTGGACGCCATGCGCGCGGCCAGCATGGCGGCGGGCGGCCACAGCGGCATCTTCAAGCACCCGAGCGGGCAGCACACCACCGGGCCGCACAAGATCCCCCTCTTCGCCGGCATCACGGGAGACTCCGCCACGGGTGGAGACACGCTCGCGGTGGACATCAGCGTGGAGGTTCCGCCCGACATCAAGAACGCGCGGCGGCGCACGTTGCTGATTGGTGGCCTGCTGGGAGGCACCATCGCCGTGGCGCTCACGGGAGGGCTCTTGTGGTCCTCGGGCGCCTTCGCGCCCCGCGCGGCCGAGTCCAAGACCGAGCCCGTGGCCGCGGTGGCGGCGCCCACCGCCGAGCCCGCCGCGAAGCCGGAGTTGGAGCAGGTGGTGCGCTTCCGGCTGATGAGCCAGCCGACGGGCGCGCATGTCTTCTACAAGGGTGAGGAGCGCGGCACGACGCCGCTGCTGCTGGAGATTCCCAAGCAGAAGGGCCAGGACACCCTCACCGCCGAGTTCGAGTTCACGCTGGACGGCTATCAGCCGGAAACGGTCATCACCGGCGGCTCGGGCGAGGTGGTCTTCGCCCAGCGGATGCAGCGGGTGCGCGCGGCGACGGGCCGGGGCTCGTCCTCGGGAGGCCGGGCGGAGCGGGCGTCAGCGGGGGACTCGCGCATGGCATCGGCCCTTGGGTCTTCCATGTCCGCGCCGGTGATGATGGAGTCCGAGCCCGCGCCAACACGGGTGGAGCCGAAGGCCGCGCCGGCTGGAGATCTGTCCGTGCCCATCGTGGGGCTGACGCGCGGCGTGGAGGGCAAGCGCGACGGTCCCCTGCCCTTCCAGGAAGGCATGCCCCGTCCGGTGGAGCTCACGGGCAAGGACATCGTCTACACGCGCGAGGCGCTCGCGGCCCGCGTGGAGGGGACGATGCTGCTCCGGTGCGTCATCACGACCAAGGGCGGAGTGGAAGGCTGCCGTGTCATCAAGGGCCTGCCGCACATGAACGAGGCCGTGGTGCAGGCGCTGCAATCGCGCACCTACAAGCCCATCCTCGTGCAGGGTCAGCCGGTGGCGGTGGACTACCCCTTCACCATCCGGCTCGTGGCGCCGCGCCGCCGCTGA